In Rhopalosiphum padi isolate XX-2018 chromosome 3, ASM2088224v1, whole genome shotgun sequence, the genomic stretch CGGTCACTTTCACCGCAGCCATTCTGGAAAATTTATACTGCGACATGCTCCTAGGACACGACTTCCTGGTAACCAACGAAGTCACCTGGGACTACACCACGAGCACTATACACTTAGGTTCACATAGGAGAACAACGGCGTGCTGGAAGGGCCGGACCACCACACACCGCCTTACACCAGACACCGATAATCTGTTAATACACGGTGACCCACACACACGCGCGAAAATCACCGACGTAATTCGCAACTACCCGGACGTTTTCAGCGGGAGAGTAGGTCGCACCAGATTAATCGAACACGACATTCTCCTTAAAAACCAAACACCAATAGCGCTCAAACCATACCCCTATCCACACACAAAACAGGCCACAATAGACAACATGATACGGGATATGGAACAACAGGGACTCGTAGAACAAAGCACCTCCCCGTGGGCCGCACCCGTCGTATTAGCTAAAAAGAAAGACGGCTCGCCCCGACTGTGCATAGACTATAGACGGCTCAATGATGTCACTGAGTCCGACGCTTACCCGATGCCGGACCTCAATACTTTGATTCGTCAAATGCGAGGTGCCAAAATTTTCAGCATTTTGGACCTTAAGTCCGGATACTGGCAAGTACCACTTAACCAGAATGCTCGAAAATACACGGCATTCCGGACGAGTCGGGGTCTATATCAGTTTCGAGTACTTCCCTTCGGCCTCAAAAACAGCCCCATGACCTTTGAACGACTAATGAACGAGGTTTTGAGGGGGTATCTGGACGACTTCGTACGTGTCTACCTTGACGACATAGTGGTGTTTTCGAACACCACAGACGAACACCAGTGCCACCTAGACAAAGTTTTGGAACGTCTACAGAGACACGGGCTGACATGCAACACCGAGAAATGCAGTTTCGGAGCAACCGAAATCTCATTTCTCGGACACCTAGTCACCTCCGACGGCATAGACAAACAACCGGAGAAACTAGATTGCATTATGAACTTCCCCACACCCACCAAAATAAGGGACCTACGGAAATTCCTGGGCGTCTGCAACTGGTACAGCCAGTTTGTTGACAACTACGCGGACACCATAGCACCCCTAACGGATAGGCTCAAACAAGGGACTAAGTGGTCGTGGACCGAAACGGAACAGGCggcatttatgaaaataaaacgcGCACTGTACGATTCGCCAAAACTGTCGACACCAGATTACGGAAAACCGTTCTGCCTACAAACCGATGCTAGCGAAATAGGAGCAGGTGCCGTTCTTTTCCAACGGGGTGACAGACCTGAGGAAAGACGGATAATCGCCTACGCGAGCAAAAAGTTTAGTGACACGCAGACTAGGTACGCCGCGGTCGAACGCGAGTGCCTCGCGATAATCTGGGCGACCGACAAGTTTAGACCTTACTTGGAAGCCCGTCACTTTGACCTATTCACAGACAACTCCGCCCTCACTTGGCTCCACCGAGCCAAAAACACCAACTCCAAGTTGACCAGGTGGGCACTACAGCTGGCCAACCTGGATTTCAAAACCACACACGTGCCCGGCGTACAAAACGAAGCGCCGGACATGCTGTCACGCAACCCAGCCCCAAGACCCCCCGTAGACGAGGATCACCTCGAGGAACGGCTAGTAGGAGTACCCATCACCCAAATCACCACCACTACTAGCACGCCGGCCGACAACCTGTTCGCCACTACGGACCCGGGCAACACCACCAGCGAGCCCACCATAACACACGCTACGCTCGTGACGTGGCAGTCCAATGACCCCGACACACGTGACATAATTGACAACGGTACACCGGACACGCCGGCGCGCAATACCAGGCAAGCCGCggaaaaaaagaacaaatacGTTCTTACCGACGGCCTCCTGCGAATAAATTTGCGCGACCACACACCCGTCATTATACCACGACAAAAAATACAGAACGTGATTTGGACATACCACGATCACGTCCTAGCAAACCACCCAGGCTGGAAAGAAACATACAGGGCGATAAAACAGCGCTTTTACTGGAAAGGTCAAAAGAACGACATCCGACTGTATGTCAAGTCTTGTCACATATGCGCGTGTACCAAACCCCTAAACGCGCGCGCAGATGACCCAATGACCGCCAGAACACCCCGCCACCCCTGGGAGGTAATCAGCATAGACCTCATGGGCCCCTACCCGCGCACGAGTAGgggaaaacaatatttactgGTTGCCACGGATATGTTTAGTAGGTGGACCGAGGCATACCCCCTAGGTACAGCCACTACAAAAACAATAACCGAAACGCTCGAAAGAGAATTTTTTTCACGTTACGGTTACCCCCGTGTGTGCCTAAGCGACAACGGCCCCCAGTTCGTAGCAAACGATATGCGCAACGCGATCGAACGGTGGGGAGCCGAGGGCTGGACAACTCCGGTATATCACCCGAGGGCCAACCCCGTCGAACGGCGCAACCAGGACATAAAAAAAGGTCTACGCGCTTTACTCACCAACGGTAACCATAACACATGGGACACCAAAATTCCCCCTATACTATTTTCGATCAGGAATAGACGCAACGTCCAAACAGGATACCCCCCCTCGGTACTCGTCCTCGGCAGAGAGGGCAAACGACCGGGTGATTGGGCACTGAGTAGGACAACTGCCGACCCGATCGAACACATAAATAGGGAGAGGGTAAAGCGTGAGAAAGACGTACTGGACATACCACCGGTAACAGGTGGCCAGACGCAACCCACATATAAAACAGGTGACGTCGTTTACTACAAAGCGCATCACCTGTCAAAAGCGCACGATAAATTTCACGCCGGTTTCGCACCAAAATGGTGGGGACCGGTAAGACTACACAAACGCGTAGGAAAAGGTGTATTCCTCACGGACCAACAACCACCGCGCAAAATTCACGTGTCATGTCTGAAACGCGCGCCAACCACAACACACCCACACCCCAACACCACCACAAAACAATAACGGCAGGTAACgctaattattggttattttattttgtttccatCACCCACAAACAGTCGACAACAGCACAAGGATGAATACAAAGCCACAATCAACAGCAACCACCCCCCTACAGCAAGCCGCAGAACTGCTGGAACGCACCCAGCAGTTACTGAAGGTAGCTACCGCGGAGGCAGCCGCCCATGCGACTACGGCAGCACGGGTGCGCCGGATGTCCACGGCAGAGCTACGCCGGGACCCGGTACTGTGGGCAGCCTACACCCGCGGGTGGGACGACCGCACGTCGGTCTTCCGCAAGGCGACCGACGTGGGTCCGACACCCGCGGTGACCGACAGGTCCCGGAGCCCTAGACGGCACGTACAGCCGCCGGCTGGCGCACCGCGACCGCCCCCGATGCCGCAGTCCGCACGGCTGATTCGCCCACCCCCGCAACCACTCATGGCAGCACCGGTCCCACGACCGAGGACGTCGACGAAACCGCCCGCGCCGACCACAGATGAGGCTAAAACGACGCCGAAAACGGCAACGCCGATGTCGTCGCGGCAGCGCCGGAGCATCGCAAGGAAGCGGAAATTTGTGGACAAGAAGAAGCCTACCGACCCCACCTCCTCTCAGCAATTCCGCCTGGAGAAACCGGCGTCCACAACCCCAGAACCGGCAACATGTCCAAGGTCACTGGAGGCGACCGACAAACCTGTCCCCGAGACCGAGGCACCGGAGGTAGTAATACCTACCGGACAAGCCGAGGCCACGGAGCAGCCAGCCACCGACTCCCCAAAACCGGCCGATATGGAAATATCGCCGGATGAGGAGGCGGAGCTGCTGTGCGACATGGATGTCGGTCCACCAGACGACGTGGACATGGAAACCGTGTTCCAAAACTAACCCCGCCCCCACGACGCCACCACAACAGGACTAGACAGGCCGGAGTGAGACCGCTGCACCCAGCCGGAATACCCCTCCTCCGGAACCTATCTACCCCAACCACCCAACCACCTACACAGCCACCCACACAACCACCCACACAGCCACCGGATGCGGCCGGACAACCGCCGTCACTGGTGGTTTGGGGGGGGGAGTATGACGCGGCCCCGCGCAAACACCGTTTGAATTCGAACGGCATTTGCGCGGATAGTCTCGCCGTAAGCTCTCTCTCAACCACAAGTTGACGACGGACGACGCCGACGCGCGACGATCCGCGTCGGAGCGTCGGACCCGCCGCGACCGTGAACCGGCCCTAGACAAAACCAGTCATTTCCACCGCACCGTACGCGACAGACCTTTTTGCGCCGTACCGTGCCCATCTGCATTACATACCCTCATATctccctattttgtttttttttttcacgttggtgttttttttttgttttctgccacaataataaaaaccaccTTTTTTTTCAACCCCAACCTGACTTGTGTTATTTATTCATCTTTCCCCCGTGCTCCTCCCGTGTGCCGTTCAACCACCATCCGACGCTACCTCACCATCACACAGTGACAACCGTAGGTACGCGtcaacctaaaaaataaaaattatttatctcctttagatatgtataatatgagttTACCTTTATAAATTAGTTCTTGATTAACTGTACCACAAGGTTCCTACGGGGATGGCGGTTGACCTTTGACGGTGATAAAAAagactatataaaaaaagaataatacccAGAAAATAtctcactaataataataataaatttggacGTGGCCTGCAAAAGACGGGTGAccacttatatatatacaaataaaaacaataagtgGTATACGTTAATAACGGGCCAAATCAGCACCGCCGCGCCGTACTATTACACATATGCAACATGcaataaaatgttacaataatttgGGACGGCCGCCCAAGGGgggtgaaaatataataaataataataaataattagacgCCGAAAAggcaataaaacaaaatgatcAGGTGCCAAAAAaggcaataataaaaaataaaagtttatcacCGGGCCCACTGTGGCTGATCTGCTGGGTGAAGATGTATCATACCAAATGACCGATGGCCGGAACACCACGCAAAACGACGTCGATATATACGACGGCAAGACGCACAAAATGATGGCGCGTTACACCGACGAAATACTGGGGCACAACGGCACGTAATAACGACGGCAGACGGCACGGCGGCACGGAACAACAACgggatatatttgtatatatgtcACCGATGAAGGAGTTCGTATAAACGTGACGGACGGAACCAACAAGCGACAAAAAAAGAAAGGTCGTACACTCGGGAACAAAAGTTGCAACGGCAAACTTGCGGCGGCACAAGTCCAGCACACACACAAGGTACTATTACTGGCCTTTTACGTCACGTGCGTCACACACCGCGAACATCAACTCGAGTAGCGATTGCGAAAGAACTGAAGCTTGCTTCAACACGGCCGTACATTGGCGTGTAACCGGTCATGGTGGTCTAAGGGAGGGGAGACCGTTGAAAGTTTTTCGAAGTTGAATACGTCAATacaatcttaataattattgaacattaaCAGTGTATCAATTTAATTCTCCAGCTATAAATTGATTAACTTGTTTACTTAAAGTCTGTGAAATTAATGGAAGTGATGATGTTCTTGTTCTTCTCATTGAACTCTCTGCCGAATGTTTGGTATAATTTGAGGCTGATTCtggaaaactaaaattattttttattgatataaaatatattttatattttgtaattggtaagttaaaatttttttttaatgtatttagtttaaaaacagATCAAATTGCATAAATATTTCTTTCATCTGTAAGGCCaagtgttaaattttcaaatattttgaattggcaaaaaaattttaatttttaatttttttttttttattaaaaaaacctttaaaaaatctaatatttcagATGCCTataaattccttgaaaatattcgaaatattttgaaaataaattacatatttcgtaaacatttgaactttaaatgcttataaacaaaaattgtgactaaccatttttgattttttttttttttttactataataagtacaacttaaaaataaaccttatattcaattttgaagatttttaggaatgctaaattttttttatcggcatttcaaaatAAGCTtagaaaagtaataataaaaatataaaaatttgatgaaaatttcaagtacctatttagaggtatttaaagttattcgtttttaagctacaacaaattaaaaaaatcgattttgtagaAAATTGGTTTATCGTActaattcccgtttttccgttacgtTTTTTGCAACTTTTTCCTGACACTTGAAAATGTGCTCCCTCCCTCcccaagtaccaactagatgcgATTTGTAGAAAATTGAAGCACTTGGCTGCTCCAAAACGTgataatagacaaaaaaaaattattatttaataattatattaagttgaaGTGGTGGCGTGGTACCTAACTACTGTAACTCCGCCGACGACCGACCACAGcagtcaattttaaaattaatggttaAATAGCAAAtagcgataataattattagcgaTGTCcgaggttttaatttaatttgagtttttttttaattcataatgtcGTATAGAGCGCGTGCCCGTGTACTCCTTACCTCTTGCCGTTACGGcagctatataaaaataaaaaaataactaaaaaatcgaaaatgtaaaatatctatTGGATTTTAATTTGGGTTAGACGAAATAATGGTAGGGAAAAGAATACCtgcattgtacataatattattgattataaataatatagtatttatatatatacaggatgTTCCAAATTTCATGTGACAACAGAATTCAAcatgatatacttaaattagAGAAAAATGACCTATGTGAAAACCTTTTTGAATCATATAATCTTAATtactttgatattaaatattttttttattaactaaaataggGAGGTTCGAGAGgtaactttaaaatttcaaatgggaacctatatttttgaaatataattcgtGCACagcttaatttttaatgaattttgacGGGTCTTTAACATtaatgtgataataatttaatgagttATTGGCGACTGAATATtggtgttaatttataaaatgctaCCGTGAATAATTCTAAAAGTGCTTCTGTTGCACGACCTTAATATCTAAGTATCGAATTATCGATTTATTACAGTAAACAGTAGTCAATACAAAACGTATATCCGTATTATCGTTTGACATTTTGaccaattatgaattatttttatttatgatgtcCTAATTGCATTTCTTAATCTGAGAATGGTGAATAGTTCAAACTCCAACGATAATATACCgcgataatattgtttatactattcattttaaaattcataatttaattttaatgaatgtgAAGATAtttgaaatgtgtataattttgttatcaagacaaattattgttgtcatttagtagataggtacattttagtataaaataagtgACCCTGCGACCCATTAAGATATGTGTCATACTATTATGTATGGTAAACTAaatttacaaaactaaaattactagtttgctatatttattacactattattattattattattattatgtgataataaccaattacttaaatattatgttcaagtattcatatgaataaattagttaaaaatagttgcttctgtgtaaataatattataaaatataagtgctACAAGTAATATTACCTgtgatataatgtattattattttattattaatattattattttgtttaatgtggTACAATTGTACCTAACCTCACACTCTCATGTTTCCGTACTCTGTTGTAGTTGTCGTAATGTCGTTACAGTCGTTATAAATATAACCGAATCCTATAGGAAAAGTGGCACCTGCCCGCCACGAACCTAGCGGCCGTTTCGCCTCAGTGGTGCGTAACGTAATTAAACTTATTGCCGCGttttttttgaattcataattaatttactgaaaatacttacaatattttataaaccaataatttgtgtattcaaaccaaacaaaaaacattaaaaaattaaaacaaataatacaaatattttattctctgtTTCCTTTGTCATCATCTTGATCGTCGACGTCACTCCAGTCACTGTCATCCGGAAGTGTACGGGCCGGaagcgtaaaataataatacgcgcgcCCGGTTACCTAACTACTTCGCGTAACGGCAGGCACACACCGACCGACCTGTGTAAtggtgtgtatgtatgtatagcgACTCAAAGGAAGTGGACGGGGTCGCCGAGCAAAACCAAAGAGTGCTAGTGTGCGGTGGTGTGTGTAGATGTGTGTATTTGTTGTGTGTGTAAACTTAAAACTAGGGACACAGGTAACTCTAACAAATATGGTAACACAGTAGAAATTTGgtaagaaaaatatgtataataggacaataaataagtatgtataaagTTACGGCCCTTTTGgtccaacaataaaaatatgtaatataataaaaattacggcCCTTTTAGcccaacaattaaaatatataaaaatgtgatatAAAGTTGCCGGACAGTGGCACAaccaataataagtataattaaatagtaatatcaaaaatgataataattggcTATTAAAgctgtttataaaatgtataaaaaataataatataataattgccgGTTATGCTCgaccaataacaataataatattatacagcaaaatagtaaatatattgtataatcatatttgacggtaaataataatttaaataataacaaaaactcaCAATTTGTGGAGCACTGCTGGCCAGCCGCtacctatatagctatataataattaaacacacatacaaacaaaaagagaataaataatataatgcggcGATTAGCGCCTGTAAAATAAAAGATGGCGGTTTGCGCcggcacaataataaaaatatataaggtaAAATGTGGCAATTCGTGCCAcgataaaatctataaattaagtGGCGATTCGCGCCCACGCAATAAATATGGTCCGCTTAAAGGTGCGTATCCATTACGCGCGGCAAACTCTCGAACATTGGCGCGCGCGGCAGCCGCGCCAAATGGATACCTAGTTGCCGCGCTCGAACACGCCGCGCGGCGAGCCAAATTGTGTCGGTAAAAACGCACGCGGCAAAGGAGCTTCAGTTAATTGCTCGCGAGCAGTAGGGACGGTCATTGTCGGTTCAAATTTGCTCGCGCGGCAATACGACGATTTTGCTACCACCATGGATAATGAAAAGTGTCgtgttttaatacaattgtatggAGCTAAAGATTTCTTATGGAATAGTAAATCTCCACTTTACCACAATAAATCAGTGAGAGAAGATGCGTGGAAAGAAATAAGTTCAGTAATGAACATACCTGCTGTCGAACTGAAGAAGAAAATGACAACGCTTCTGGCGTCTTATAGAAGAGAGAAATCAAGAATAGCCAAAAGTCTTATTACTGGTTCTGGTAAGTACCTATCACACAGTATTGTAaagaatacttaaataatttatttaagataccACAGAAgtacataaaaaagtattatttattatattattcaaaacccTTTCACTACCCATGTGTACATACAAGTGCGATAACAGcactattaatgataataaaaaacctAAATTTTTAGAAGTAGGTATCTTTCCcaccgtttttattttatcttcatagttaaaattatcatcaatgctgatattttttttacatgcat encodes the following:
- the LOC132926046 gene encoding proteoglycan 4-like produces the protein MNTKPQSTATTPLQQAAELLERTQQLLKVATAEAAAHATTAARVRRMSTAELRRDPVLWAAYTRGWDDRTSVFRKATDVGPTPAVTDRSRSPRRHVQPPAGAPRPPPMPQSARLIRPPPQPLMAAPVPRPRTSTKPPAPTTDEAKTTPKTATPMSSRQRRSIARKRKFVDKKKPTDPTSSQQFRLEKPASTTPEPATCPRSLEATDKPVPETEAPEVVIPTGQAEATEQPATDSPKPADMEISPDEEAELLCDMDVGPPDDVDMETVFQN
- the LOC132924031 gene encoding uncharacterized protein LOC132924031; protein product: MDNEKCRVLIQLYGAKDFLWNSKSPLYHNKSVREDAWKEISSVMNIPAVELKKKMTTLLASYRREKSRIAKSLITGSGTHQVYVSKWFAFDDFDFMKDKDVPNETSDTITEDVS